The proteins below come from a single Kitasatospora sp. NBC_00315 genomic window:
- a CDS encoding xanthine dehydrogenase family protein subunit M, with protein MKEFGYLRPTDPAHAVELLAADPHARYLAGGTNLVDLMKLGVERPRLLVDLGRLPLRAIEPADDGGLRIGALARNADLAADPRVREAYPVLSQALLAGASGQLRNLATTAGNLLQRTRCLYFQDITKPCNKRRPGTGCPAREGVHRDLAVLGASEHCAATHPSDLAVALAALDAVVELLGPDGARTLPVTDVHRLPGDRPDLENRLLPGELITAVTLPPPVPGARSAYRKARDRASYAFALASVAAGLVVRDERVEWVRIAFGGLAAKPWRARTAEAQLLGAPADDASFRAALEAELDAARPLRDNGYKVPLARNLAVRVLSDLARESVR; from the coding sequence GTGAAGGAGTTCGGCTACCTGCGGCCCACGGACCCGGCGCACGCGGTGGAGCTGCTCGCGGCCGACCCGCACGCCCGCTACCTGGCCGGCGGAACGAATCTGGTCGACCTGATGAAGCTCGGCGTGGAGCGGCCCCGGCTGCTGGTCGACCTCGGTCGACTGCCGCTGCGTGCCATCGAACCGGCCGACGACGGCGGCCTGCGCATCGGCGCCCTCGCCCGCAACGCGGACCTGGCGGCCGACCCGAGGGTGCGTGAGGCGTATCCGGTACTGTCCCAGGCGCTGCTGGCGGGGGCCTCCGGTCAGCTGCGCAATCTTGCGACCACCGCCGGGAACCTGCTCCAGCGCACCCGCTGCCTGTACTTCCAGGACATCACCAAGCCGTGCAACAAGCGGCGGCCCGGCACCGGCTGTCCGGCCCGCGAGGGCGTCCACCGCGACCTGGCGGTGCTCGGCGCCTCCGAGCACTGTGCGGCGACCCACCCGTCCGACCTGGCCGTCGCCCTCGCCGCCCTGGACGCCGTGGTCGAACTGCTCGGCCCGGACGGCGCCCGGACCCTCCCCGTCACCGACGTGCACCGGCTGCCCGGCGACCGGCCCGACCTGGAAAACCGTCTGCTGCCCGGCGAGCTGATCACCGCCGTCACCCTGCCGCCACCGGTCCCCGGCGCCCGCTCCGCCTACCGCAAGGCTCGCGACCGCGCCTCGTACGCCTTCGCGCTGGCATCGGTGGCGGCCGGACTCGTCGTCCGGGACGAGCGGGTGGAATGGGTGCGGATCGCCTTCGGCGGGCTCGCCGCCAAGCCCTGGCGGGCCCGGACCGCCGAGGCACAGCTGCTCGGCGCGCCGGCCGACGACGCGTCCTTCCGGGCGGCACTGGAAGCCGAACTGGACGCCGCCAGGCCGCTGCGTGACAACGGCTACAAGGTGCCGCTGGCCCGCAACCTGGCGGTGCGTGTCCTGTCCGACCTCGCCCGGGAGAGCGTCCGATGA
- a CDS encoding GvpL/GvpF family gas vesicle protein: MTAGSLVYVYAVAREPAATLVTMAGTLTGVAGSPVHLVLRSPALAAVVSPVPERDFHETALRRHLEDLGWLEALARAHHGVIEAFSTHATVLPLRLATVYRDDDRVRAVLHDRQGLFLDRLGRLDGHVELGVKIYVDRGSDTPSEPAPPAASSSDPPLGPGRSYLRHRRAEQDSRNDAERAAERAAERIEATARAHAVERARHRIQEGELATAPGVNVSNDAYLVPAAHADAFRAEALRSTDGLTGVRVDVTGPWAPYSFAGLPEPDPPGSAP; encoded by the coding sequence ATGACCGCCGGGTCCCTCGTCTACGTCTACGCCGTCGCCCGGGAGCCTGCCGCGACCCTGGTGACCATGGCGGGCACCCTCACCGGCGTCGCCGGCTCGCCGGTCCACCTCGTACTCCGGAGCCCCGCCCTGGCGGCGGTCGTCAGCCCCGTCCCCGAGCGCGACTTCCACGAGACGGCCCTGCGCCGGCACCTGGAGGACCTCGGCTGGCTCGAAGCACTCGCCAGAGCGCACCACGGCGTCATCGAGGCATTCTCCACGCACGCCACGGTCCTCCCGTTGCGCCTGGCGACGGTCTATCGCGACGACGACCGGGTACGCGCGGTGCTCCACGACCGGCAGGGGCTGTTCCTGGACAGGCTCGGGCGCCTGGACGGCCATGTGGAGCTGGGCGTCAAGATCTACGTCGACCGCGGATCCGACACCCCGTCCGAGCCCGCACCCCCTGCGGCGTCCTCCTCCGATCCGCCGCTCGGTCCGGGACGGTCCTACCTGCGCCATCGCCGTGCGGAGCAGGACTCACGAAACGACGCCGAGCGGGCGGCCGAGCGGGCGGCCGAGCGGATCGAGGCGACTGCCCGCGCTCACGCCGTCGAACGGGCCCGACACCGTATCCAGGAGGGCGAACTGGCCACCGCTCCCGGGGTGAACGTCAGCAACGACGCCTACCTCGTGCCCGCCGCCCACGCCGACGCGTTCCGCGCCGAGGCCCTGCGATCCACCGACGGCCTCACCGGGGTCCGGGTCGACGTCACCGGCCCCTGGGCCCCCTACTCGTTCGCCGGCCTCCCCGAGCCCGACCCGCCCGGGAGCGCACCGTGA
- a CDS encoding xanthine dehydrogenase family protein molybdopterin-binding subunit, with translation MTDHVRLEGRAKVTGTARYADDGRPPGAVYACPVPAAVARGEVTAVDVGAALADPRVLAVLTHLDAPRLGDAGDPTLAVLQSARVAHRGQIVALVVAETLQAAQSGAVGVRVEYAAERHDVVLVEGHPGIYAPQEANGGHPADRVRGDFDTAYAAAAIRIDATYRIGPLHNHPMEPHASTAAWEGGRLTVHDSSQGGHGVRKALAALFGLPEGHVLVVNEHVGGGFGSKGTPRPNVVLAAMAARVVGRPVRLALPRAQLPALVGHRSPTVQRVRLAAGPDGRIEGLAHEILTRSSTLKEFVEQAAVPARVMYRSAVSRTTHRVVRQDVPTPSWMRAPGEAPGMFALESAMDELASACGLDPVELRLRNEPDVEPDSGKPFSSRSLTECLREGARRFGWAGRDPRPGARREGPLLIGTGVAASTYPVLIAPSSAEVRAEPGGAYLVRVNAADIGTGARTVLALVAAEALGVPVDRVRIEIGRSDLPYGAVAGGSSGTSSWGWAVHEAATGLRARLARGAPIPVEGLSERADTREVVGRGSQFARHAFGAQFAEVQVDTDTGEVRLRRLLGVFAAGRILNARTARSQFVGGMVMGASMALLEESTMDPGFGDHAERDLASYHVAVSADVPDVRAYWVDEEDVHVSPLRSKGIGEIGIVGTAAAVANAVHHATGVRVRELPVASRRLLAALA, from the coding sequence ATGACCGACCACGTCCGCTTGGAGGGCCGTGCCAAGGTGACCGGCACGGCCCGGTACGCCGACGACGGGCGCCCACCCGGAGCCGTGTACGCGTGCCCGGTGCCGGCCGCCGTCGCCCGCGGTGAGGTCACCGCCGTCGACGTGGGCGCGGCCCTGGCCGACCCGCGGGTGCTCGCCGTGCTGACCCACCTGGACGCGCCGCGCCTCGGTGACGCCGGGGACCCGACGCTGGCCGTCCTGCAGTCCGCCCGGGTGGCGCACCGCGGCCAGATCGTGGCGCTGGTCGTCGCCGAGACCTTGCAGGCGGCGCAGAGCGGCGCCGTCGGGGTGCGGGTGGAGTACGCCGCGGAGCGGCACGACGTGGTGCTCGTGGAGGGCCACCCGGGAATCTACGCCCCGCAGGAGGCCAACGGCGGTCATCCGGCGGACCGGGTGCGGGGCGACTTCGACACCGCGTACGCCGCGGCCGCGATCCGGATCGACGCCACCTACCGGATCGGTCCGCTGCACAACCATCCGATGGAGCCGCACGCGTCGACCGCGGCCTGGGAGGGCGGCCGGCTGACCGTCCACGACTCCAGTCAGGGCGGCCACGGCGTCCGCAAGGCCCTGGCGGCGCTGTTCGGGCTGCCGGAGGGGCACGTGCTGGTGGTGAACGAGCACGTGGGCGGCGGGTTCGGATCGAAGGGAACGCCCCGGCCCAACGTCGTGCTCGCCGCCATGGCCGCCCGCGTGGTCGGCCGCCCGGTCCGTCTCGCCCTGCCGCGGGCGCAGCTGCCGGCGCTGGTCGGCCACCGGTCGCCGACCGTGCAGAGGGTACGGCTGGCGGCCGGGCCGGACGGGCGGATCGAGGGGTTGGCGCACGAGATCCTGACCAGGTCCTCGACGCTGAAGGAGTTCGTGGAGCAGGCGGCGGTGCCCGCGCGGGTGATGTACCGGTCCGCCGTCTCCCGGACCACCCACCGGGTGGTCCGGCAGGACGTGCCGACGCCGTCGTGGATGCGGGCGCCGGGAGAGGCCCCGGGCATGTTCGCCCTGGAGTCCGCGATGGACGAACTGGCGTCGGCCTGCGGCCTGGACCCGGTGGAGTTGCGGCTGCGCAACGAGCCCGACGTGGAACCGGACAGCGGGAAGCCCTTCTCCAGTCGCAGCCTCACGGAGTGCCTGCGCGAGGGCGCCCGCCGGTTCGGCTGGGCCGGTCGCGACCCGCGGCCCGGTGCCCGGCGCGAGGGCCCGCTGCTGATCGGTACGGGAGTGGCGGCATCGACCTACCCGGTGCTGATCGCACCGTCGTCGGCCGAGGTGCGGGCCGAGCCCGGCGGCGCCTACCTGGTGCGGGTCAACGCCGCCGACATCGGGACCGGCGCCCGGACGGTGCTGGCCCTGGTCGCCGCCGAGGCGCTCGGGGTGCCCGTGGACCGGGTGCGGATCGAGATCGGACGCAGTGACCTGCCGTACGGCGCGGTGGCCGGCGGCTCCAGCGGGACGTCGTCGTGGGGCTGGGCGGTGCACGAGGCCGCGACCGGGCTCCGGGCGCGCCTGGCCCGGGGCGCGCCGATTCCCGTGGAGGGCCTGTCCGAGCGGGCCGACACGCGGGAGGTCGTCGGGCGGGGGTCGCAGTTCGCCCGGCACGCGTTCGGCGCGCAGTTCGCGGAGGTACAGGTGGACACGGACACCGGTGAGGTGCGGCTGCGCCGGCTGCTCGGGGTGTTCGCCGCGGGGCGGATCCTCAACGCCCGGACGGCCCGCTCGCAGTTCGTGGGCGGCATGGTGATGGGTGCCTCGATGGCCCTGCTGGAGGAGTCCACCATGGACCCGGGCTTCGGCGACCACGCGGAGCGCGACCTCGCCTCGTACCACGTCGCGGTGAGTGCGGACGTGCCCGACGTGCGGGCGTACTGGGTCGACGAGGAGGACGTCCACGTCAGCCCGCTCCGGTCGAAGGGCATCGGGGAGATCGGGATCGTCGGTACGGCGGCGGCCGTCGCCAACGCGGTGCACCACGCGACGGGCGTACGGGTGCGGGAGCTGCCGGTGGCGTCCCGGCGCCTGCTGGCGGCGCTCGCCTGA
- a CDS encoding gas vesicle protein K produces the protein MTAGPPGRPDRFDEVARAAARAFRLLPATPYDRPPAGRDSPQQVPRRITTGSETVERDLMKLVLTIVELLRQLMERQALHRVEAGDLTEEQEEDLGATLMALHDRMTDLCDQYGLTMQDLNLDLGPLGPLLPPAD, from the coding sequence ATGACCGCTGGTCCACCCGGTCGTCCCGACCGTTTCGACGAGGTCGCCCGAGCCGCCGCCCGTGCGTTCCGCCTCCTGCCGGCCACCCCTTACGACAGGCCCCCCGCAGGCCGCGACTCCCCGCAGCAGGTCCCCCGCAGGATCACCACCGGCTCCGAGACGGTCGAACGGGACCTGATGAAGCTCGTCCTCACGATTGTCGAGCTTCTGCGACAGCTCATGGAACGCCAGGCCCTCCACCGGGTCGAGGCCGGGGATCTCACCGAGGAACAGGAGGAGGATCTCGGGGCCACCCTCATGGCCCTGCACGACCGGATGACGGACCTCTGCGACCAGTACGGGCTGACCATGCAGGACCTCAACCTCGACCTGGGACCGCTGGGGCCCCTCCTGCCGCCGGCCGACTGA
- a CDS encoding gas vesicle protein, with the protein MAVGKEEGARPRRPAAAHPTPRGDRRPADRAPEHPRRRLSAAHAMRNAAEQLAELLGRVPESVSALKPVEGGWQADVEVLELERIPETTSVLASYRVTLDAEGELQSYERIRRYTRGQIDRRT; encoded by the coding sequence ATGGCCGTAGGCAAGGAGGAGGGCGCGAGGCCCCGCAGGCCTGCCGCCGCGCACCCGACGCCTCGGGGTGACCGGCGTCCGGCGGACCGGGCGCCAGAACACCCCCGGCGCCGCCTCTCCGCAGCCCACGCCATGCGCAACGCCGCCGAGCAGTTGGCTGAACTCCTGGGCCGCGTACCCGAGTCGGTGTCGGCGCTGAAGCCCGTCGAAGGAGGCTGGCAGGCCGACGTGGAGGTGTTGGAACTGGAACGCATCCCCGAGACGACCAGCGTGTTGGCCAGCTACCGGGTGACCCTCGACGCAGAGGGCGAACTGCAGTCCTACGAGCGGATCCGCCGCTACACCCGCGGACAGATCGACCGTCGCACCTGA
- a CDS encoding SRPBCC family protein, producing the protein MAATEEKSADMSGVDRLREEAVRYLGAQLEHLVEKAGDKVSDFTGQLGDVAENGGVLPKVGARVLQGDSPAKAFLGEKAKSIKNNVVDKVKETFGGGGKPGRKAGKKAMNIVETLDVGVPLRTAYDHWTQYEDFSGFAKGVQSVSQGDEVTTDWKVKVGPSKRSFKATVQEQIPDDRIVWTSEGAKGSTRGAVSFHEITPNLTRIVLVVEYYPNGFFEKTGNIWRAQGRRLRLDFKNFQRHVSLTNDEAEGWRGEIRDGEVVRTHDEAMEEEEAAQNDRSEEDDDYDEDDESRYDDEDGPADEYEEAEEDDGEEAEGEEAEGEYGEEPEEEYDEDESEYEEEDGEPPGDEPEEEYGDEDR; encoded by the coding sequence ATGGCCGCGACGGAGGAGAAGTCCGCGGACATGTCGGGCGTCGACCGACTGCGCGAGGAAGCCGTCAGATATCTCGGTGCCCAGCTGGAGCACCTGGTCGAGAAGGCCGGGGACAAGGTCTCCGACTTCACCGGTCAGCTCGGCGACGTCGCCGAGAACGGCGGCGTACTGCCCAAGGTGGGCGCCCGCGTCCTGCAGGGGGACTCACCGGCCAAGGCCTTCCTCGGCGAGAAGGCCAAAAGCATCAAGAACAACGTCGTCGACAAGGTCAAGGAGACTTTCGGCGGCGGCGGAAAGCCCGGCCGCAAGGCCGGCAAGAAGGCCATGAACATCGTCGAAACGCTGGACGTCGGCGTTCCTCTGAGGACCGCCTACGACCACTGGACCCAGTACGAGGACTTCAGCGGCTTCGCCAAGGGCGTGCAGAGCGTCTCCCAGGGCGACGAGGTGACCACCGACTGGAAGGTCAAGGTCGGACCGTCGAAGCGCAGCTTCAAGGCGACCGTCCAGGAGCAGATACCCGACGACCGCATCGTGTGGACCTCCGAGGGCGCGAAGGGATCCACCCGCGGGGCCGTCAGCTTCCACGAGATCACTCCGAACCTCACCCGCATCGTCCTGGTCGTCGAGTACTACCCCAACGGATTCTTCGAGAAGACCGGCAACATCTGGCGCGCCCAGGGCAGACGTCTGCGCCTGGACTTCAAGAACTTCCAGCGGCACGTCTCCCTCACCAACGACGAGGCGGAGGGATGGCGCGGAGAGATCCGCGACGGCGAGGTCGTCCGCACCCACGACGAAGCCATGGAGGAGGAGGAAGCCGCCCAGAACGACCGGTCCGAGGAAGACGACGACTACGACGAGGACGACGAAAGCCGGTACGACGACGAGGACGGACCCGCGGACGAGTACGAGGAGGCCGAGGAGGACGACGGCGAGGAGGCCGAGGGGGAGGAGGCCGAGGGGGAGTACGGCGAGGAGCCCGAAGAGGAGTACGACGAGGACGAGAGCGAATACGAGGAGGAGGACGGGGAACCCCCCGGCGACGAACCCGAGGAGGAGTACGGCGACGAGGACCGATAG
- a CDS encoding HAD family hydrolase codes for MADIAAALFDVDGTLVDSTYLHTLAWAQALAQFDRVVPMARVHRAVGMGSDQLLDHLLGDERGRDDDAGIVAAHAALYARFWPGLRPLPGAVGLLRECARRGWTVVLASSASSRELAVLRRVLDCDEVISAVTGADDVARSKPAPDLVEAALGKAGADRAGSVFVGDAVWDVRAAARAGVPCVGVESGGFSRLELAAEGASEVHRDAADLLEHLDSSLLGRSGPGEATSGTGPR; via the coding sequence GTGGCTGACATTGCGGCGGCGCTGTTCGACGTGGACGGGACACTGGTGGACAGCACCTATCTCCACACACTCGCCTGGGCCCAGGCGCTGGCGCAGTTCGACCGGGTCGTGCCGATGGCCCGGGTCCACCGGGCCGTCGGGATGGGGTCGGACCAACTGCTCGACCACCTGCTGGGCGACGAACGCGGCCGTGACGACGACGCCGGGATCGTGGCGGCCCACGCGGCGCTCTACGCGAGGTTCTGGCCGGGCCTGCGGCCGCTGCCCGGCGCGGTGGGACTGTTGCGCGAATGCGCCCGACGCGGCTGGACCGTCGTGCTCGCCAGTTCCGCGTCCTCGCGCGAGCTGGCGGTCCTGCGGCGGGTCCTGGACTGCGACGAGGTGATCTCCGCGGTCACCGGGGCGGACGACGTTGCCAGGTCCAAGCCGGCTCCCGATCTTGTGGAGGCGGCCCTCGGCAAGGCCGGCGCCGATCGCGCGGGTTCGGTGTTCGTGGGAGACGCCGTCTGGGACGTACGGGCGGCGGCACGTGCCGGGGTTCCCTGCGTGGGCGTCGAAAGCGGTGGTTTCAGCAGGCTGGAGCTGGCGGCCGAGGGCGCGTCCGAGGTTCACCGCGACGCGGCGGACCTCCTGGAGCACCTGGACTCGAGTCTGCTGGGCCGCTCCGGCCCCGGAGAGGCCACGTCCGGTACGGGCCCCAGGTGA
- the gvpJ gene encoding gas vesicle protein GvpJ codes for MNTPDRDPARSGTPLPQRQAALIDLLDRLLSGGVVVTGDVVLSIADIDLVRISLRALIVSISEQNPGPWGAGPAGRTATP; via the coding sequence GTGAACACCCCGGACCGCGACCCGGCCCGCTCCGGGACGCCCCTGCCGCAGCGACAGGCCGCCCTGATCGACCTGCTCGACCGACTGCTGAGCGGCGGCGTGGTCGTCACGGGCGACGTCGTCCTGTCCATCGCGGACATCGACCTCGTCCGGATCTCGCTACGCGCCCTCATCGTGTCGATCAGCGAACAGAACCCCGGCCCCTGGGGCGCCGGTCCGGCCGGGCGGACGGCGACGCCATGA
- a CDS encoding gas vesicle protein has protein sequence MTDPIANRLGSLPSRSAPPYNQPSTANLADILERVLDKGIVIAGDIQINLLDIELLTIKLRLLIASVDKAKEMGIDWWEHDPSLSSRARRTPSLDDARGTSSLEEENRRLREQIETLRADAALAPAEEPEAGAAPSPARPKRSTTRARPTRGDP, from the coding sequence GTGACCGACCCCATAGCCAACCGTCTCGGCTCCCTGCCCTCCCGATCCGCCCCGCCCTACAACCAGCCCTCCACCGCCAACCTCGCCGACATCCTGGAACGCGTCCTGGACAAGGGCATCGTCATCGCCGGCGACATCCAGATCAACCTCCTCGACATCGAACTGCTCACCATCAAACTCCGCCTGCTCATCGCCTCCGTCGACAAGGCCAAGGAAATGGGCATCGACTGGTGGGAACACGACCCCTCCCTCTCCTCCCGCGCCCGCCGGACCCCCTCCCTCGACGACGCCCGCGGCACCTCCTCCCTCGAAGAGGAGAACCGGCGCCTGCGCGAGCAGATCGAGACCCTGCGCGCCGACGCCGCACTGGCACCCGCCGAGGAGCCCGAAGCCGGAGCCGCGCCGAGCCCGGCCCGCCCCAAACGCTCCACCACACGTGCCAGGCCCACCCGAGGTGACCCATGA
- a CDS encoding gas vesicle protein GvpG — protein MGLLTQILTLPLAPVRGTVWVLERVVETAEQEYYDPAPVERELAALERALLAGQIDEETFDRREDELLDRLDEIRAHSARNGQ, from the coding sequence ATGGGCCTGCTCACCCAGATCCTCACCCTTCCGCTGGCACCCGTGCGCGGCACGGTCTGGGTGCTGGAGCGCGTCGTCGAGACCGCCGAGCAGGAGTACTACGACCCCGCCCCCGTCGAAAGGGAACTCGCCGCACTGGAGAGAGCACTCCTCGCCGGACAGATCGACGAGGAGACCTTCGACCGGCGCGAGGACGAACTCCTCGACCGACTGGACGAGATCCGAGCCCATTCCGCGCGAAACGGCCAGTGA
- a CDS encoding gas vesicle structural protein GvpA, which translates to MTVVPQGSASVSRGGSTGNLYDILELILDRGLVIDVFIRVSLVGIEILKIDIRIVVASVDTYLRFAEACNRLDLEAGRKAPAQLTDIVGEVTEGGAKGKSKGALSGAVEAVTDTLHLGRDDDGSEEQEEKEPAPKRTRPATRRPARRREE; encoded by the coding sequence GTGACCGTGGTGCCGCAAGGCTCGGCCAGTGTTTCCCGTGGAGGGAGCACCGGCAATCTCTACGACATCCTCGAACTGATCCTCGACCGCGGCCTGGTCATCGACGTCTTCATCCGGGTGTCCCTGGTCGGCATCGAGATCCTCAAGATCGACATCCGCATCGTCGTCGCCAGCGTCGACACCTACCTGCGATTCGCCGAAGCCTGCAACCGCCTCGACCTGGAAGCCGGGCGCAAAGCCCCGGCCCAGCTCACCGACATCGTCGGGGAGGTCACCGAAGGCGGAGCCAAGGGCAAGAGCAAGGGCGCCCTCAGCGGCGCCGTCGAAGCCGTCACCGACACCCTCCACCTCGGTCGCGACGACGACGGGAGCGAGGAGCAGGAGGAGAAGGAGCCGGCACCCAAACGCACCCGCCCGGCCACCCGCCGGCCCGCCAGGCGACGGGAGGAATGA
- a CDS encoding GvpL/GvpF family gas vesicle protein, with protein MAVYVYSITAAGHPRDLDGLTGVGPTAPELRTVSAGPLCAVVSDAPQELRPKRRDLMAHQAVQERLMAHGTVLPLRFGLTAPDDDAVRTALEQRHDEYTQRLADLEGCAEYHLKAAIDEDVLLRQILQESPEARQLNDDIKAGDTNPDLPLALGELVAQDVLARHHALAAGIVEALRPYARQERISEPTGGDFLNISFLVDEDHQQLFLTAEKGLTSELGSEFDFRLHGPLPAYSFV; from the coding sequence ATGGCCGTCTACGTCTACTCCATCACCGCCGCCGGCCACCCCCGCGACCTGGACGGTCTCACCGGCGTCGGACCCACCGCCCCCGAGCTGCGCACCGTGAGCGCCGGTCCACTGTGCGCCGTCGTCAGCGACGCACCGCAGGAGCTACGGCCCAAACGCCGCGACCTCATGGCCCACCAAGCCGTCCAGGAACGCCTCATGGCCCACGGCACGGTCCTGCCCCTGCGCTTCGGCCTCACCGCCCCCGACGACGACGCCGTACGCACCGCCCTCGAACAGCGCCACGACGAGTACACCCAGCGGCTGGCCGACCTCGAAGGCTGCGCCGAGTACCACCTCAAGGCCGCCATCGACGAGGACGTCCTGCTGCGCCAGATCCTGCAGGAGTCGCCCGAGGCCCGACAACTCAACGACGACATCAAGGCCGGCGACACGAACCCCGACCTGCCGCTCGCCCTCGGCGAACTGGTCGCCCAGGACGTCCTCGCCCGCCACCACGCCCTGGCCGCCGGAATCGTCGAGGCCCTGCGCCCGTACGCCCGCCAGGAGCGGATCTCGGAGCCGACCGGCGGCGACTTCCTGAACATCTCGTTCCTGGTCGACGAGGACCACCAGCAGCTCTTCCTCACCGCCGAGAAAGGTCTCACCAGCGAACTCGGCAGTGAGTTCGACTTCCGGCTGCACGGTCCCCTGCCCGCCTACAGCTTCGTCTGA
- a CDS encoding SRPBCC family protein, whose translation MSMVKESVEVDVPLHTAYNQWTQFEEFPKFMEGVDEVVQLDERRSHWRTSIAGVSREFDTEIVDQLSDERVAWRTTGGDVRQKGVVTFQRLDDSHTRINLAVDFTPEGVAEKAGDALGLVDRRVKGDLLRFKDYIEQRGVEGGGWRGRIRPA comes from the coding sequence ATGAGCATGGTGAAGGAATCGGTCGAGGTGGACGTGCCGTTGCACACCGCCTACAACCAGTGGACCCAGTTCGAGGAGTTCCCGAAGTTCATGGAGGGCGTCGACGAGGTCGTTCAGCTCGATGAGCGGCGCAGTCACTGGCGCACCAGCATCGCCGGCGTCAGCCGGGAGTTCGACACCGAGATCGTCGACCAGTTGTCGGACGAGCGTGTGGCCTGGCGGACCACGGGCGGTGACGTCCGGCAGAAGGGGGTGGTGACCTTCCAGAGGCTGGACGACAGCCACACCCGGATCAACCTCGCCGTCGACTTCACGCCCGAGGGCGTGGCGGAGAAGGCCGGCGATGCGCTCGGCCTGGTCGACCGTCGGGTGAAGGGCGATTTGCTGCGCTTCAAGGACTACATCGAGCAGCGCGGCGTGGAGGGGGGCGGCTGGCGGGGCAGGATCAGGCCCGCGTGA
- a CDS encoding (2Fe-2S)-binding protein: MATETGLEVNGGSHTLRLDNRCTLLDALREHLGLTGPKKGCDHGQCGACTVLVDGRRVNSCLMLAVSLDGASVTTVEGLADGEQLHPVQQAFLDHDAFQCGFCTPGQLCSAVGLLAEAARTGERLDEASVRERMSGNICRCGAYPGIVRAVLEVSA, translated from the coding sequence ATGGCGACGGAGACCGGCCTGGAGGTGAACGGCGGGTCGCACACCCTGCGACTGGACAACCGGTGCACCCTGCTGGACGCCCTGCGCGAGCATCTCGGGCTGACCGGGCCGAAGAAGGGCTGCGACCACGGGCAGTGCGGCGCCTGCACGGTGCTGGTGGACGGGCGGCGGGTGAACAGCTGCCTGATGCTCGCCGTCAGCCTGGACGGTGCCTCGGTCACGACGGTGGAGGGACTGGCCGACGGCGAACAACTGCACCCGGTGCAGCAGGCCTTCCTGGACCACGACGCCTTCCAGTGCGGCTTCTGCACCCCGGGGCAGCTCTGTTCGGCGGTCGGCCTGCTGGCCGAGGCGGCGCGGACCGGCGAGCGGCTGGACGAGGCGTCGGTCCGCGAGCGGATGAGCGGGAACATCTGCCGGTGCGGTGCCTACCCCGGCATCGTCCGCGCCGTGCTGGAGGTGTCGGCGTGA
- a CDS encoding histone protein: MKDTTKAALAAAVAGGYVLGRAKKGRLAFAAATYLAGRRFGLDPRQLATEGLRKLAEVPQVAELNEQVRGELMEAGKKAVVAAANRRIGDFADTLRERTLNVGKPKPADEEQDEESYDDEYEPEEGEEESEEVEPEDEADEEPEDEEDEEDEEEVEPEDEADEEPEEEPEAEAEEKPRPARRRRSAPSGDERPRSPRAAPKESAPKESAPKAPGRKPSKKAAPSAKKAAPPAKRAPAKTAPPAKRSPGRSPAKSAATKPAGKKTAAPAKKATASKKAAASKNTAAKPSTRTRRR, from the coding sequence ATGAAGGACACCACCAAGGCCGCCCTGGCGGCCGCCGTCGCAGGCGGATACGTACTCGGACGCGCCAAGAAGGGACGCCTCGCGTTCGCCGCCGCCACCTACCTCGCGGGCCGGCGGTTCGGCCTGGACCCGCGCCAGCTCGCGACCGAAGGTTTGCGCAAGCTCGCCGAGGTCCCGCAGGTCGCCGAACTGAACGAACAGGTCCGCGGCGAACTGATGGAAGCCGGCAAGAAGGCGGTCGTCGCGGCCGCCAATCGCCGCATCGGCGATTTCGCCGACACCCTGCGCGAACGCACGCTCAACGTCGGCAAGCCGAAGCCGGCCGACGAGGAGCAGGACGAGGAATCCTACGACGACGAGTACGAACCGGAAGAAGGCGAGGAGGAATCGGAGGAGGTCGAGCCCGAGGACGAAGCGGACGAAGAGCCGGAGGACGAGGAGGACGAGGAGGACGAGGAGGAGGTCGAGCCCGAGGACGAAGCGGACGAAGAGCCGGAGGAGGAGCCCGAGGCCGAGGCCGAGGAGAAGCCGCGCCCGGCACGCCGGCGCCGCAGTGCCCCCTCCGGCGACGAGCGGCCGCGCTCCCCCCGGGCTGCGCCCAAGGAGTCCGCGCCCAAGGAGTCCGCGCCCAAGGCCCCGGGTCGCAAGCCCTCGAAGAAGGCCGCGCCCTCGGCGAAGAAGGCGGCCCCACCGGCGAAGAGGGCTCCGGCCAAGACGGCTCCCCCGGCCAAACGGTCGCCGGGTCGCTCGCCGGCCAAGTCCGCCGCCACGAAGCCCGCGGGCAAGAAGACGGCCGCACCGGCCAAGAAGGCCACTGCGAGCAAGAAGGCGGCTGCGAGCAAGAACACCGCCGCCAAACCGTCCACACGCACCCGGCGGAGGTGA